A genomic window from Solidesulfovibrio sp. includes:
- a CDS encoding carboxymuconolactone decarboxylase family protein, with protein sequence MNETLAQLSRDRKKAHKRLLDLRSPVYAAFLDMEKAAYADGALPKKAKELIAVGISVVIDCRSCMQWHIEQAVAASATVREVLEAVEVGIEMGGGPATVSARFALAVMEEVFGAEALREAGA encoded by the coding sequence ATGAACGAAACGCTCGCCCAGCTGTCCCGGGACCGCAAAAAGGCCCACAAACGGCTGCTCGACCTGCGCTCCCCGGTCTACGCCGCCTTCCTGGACATGGAAAAGGCCGCCTACGCCGACGGCGCCCTGCCCAAAAAGGCCAAGGAACTCATCGCCGTGGGCATTTCCGTGGTCATCGACTGCCGCTCCTGCATGCAGTGGCACATCGAGCAAGCCGTGGCCGCCAGCGCCACCGTGCGCGAGGTGCTGGAGGCGGTGGAAGTGGGCATCGAGATGGGCGGCGGCCCGGCCACGGTGTCGGCCCGCTTCGCCCTGGCGGTCATGGAGGAGGTTTTCGGGGCCGAGGCCCTGCGCGAGGCAGGGGCCTGA
- a CDS encoding threonine ammonia-lyase has protein sequence MITLDDVRAAAVRLSPRLRPTPFLPSHVLSEMTGAQVLVKFENHQFTASFKERGALNKLLTLDADQRARGVCAMSAGNHAQGVAYHAKKLGIPATIVMPAATPTVKVEHTRAHGATVILAGESLAEATAEALRLTEERGLVFIHPFDDPEVMAGQGTVALEMLEAAPDLEAIVVPIGGGGLISGVATAAKGVRPGIEVVGVQAACYPSMLCALRGEPLQGGGNTIAEGIAVKYPGELTTEVIRARVDDVLLVEESQLEEAVALYLFVEKTVAEGAGAAPLAALLARPGKFRNRKVGLILSGGNIDPRLLAQVITRQLIREGRIVTLRIPLSDRPGGLAKVTAVLRDLGANIIEIQHHRTLLALPAKEASIEITFETREREHAHSIVDALRAAGFLPTIV, from the coding sequence ATGATCACCCTCGACGATGTCCGGGCAGCCGCCGTCAGGCTCTCCCCTCGGCTGCGCCCCACGCCGTTTCTGCCTTCCCACGTGCTCTCCGAGATGACCGGGGCGCAGGTGCTGGTCAAGTTCGAGAACCACCAGTTCACGGCCTCGTTCAAGGAACGCGGCGCCTTAAACAAGCTGCTCACCCTCGACGCCGACCAGCGCGCCCGGGGCGTTTGCGCCATGTCCGCCGGCAACCATGCCCAGGGCGTGGCCTATCACGCCAAAAAACTCGGCATCCCGGCCACCATCGTCATGCCGGCCGCCACCCCCACCGTGAAGGTGGAGCACACCCGGGCCCATGGGGCCACGGTCATCCTGGCCGGCGAGAGTCTGGCCGAGGCCACGGCCGAGGCCCTGCGCCTCACCGAAGAGCGCGGGTTGGTCTTCATCCACCCCTTCGACGACCCGGAGGTCATGGCTGGCCAGGGCACGGTGGCCCTGGAGATGCTCGAAGCCGCCCCGGACCTCGAAGCCATCGTGGTGCCCATCGGCGGCGGCGGGCTCATTTCCGGCGTGGCCACGGCGGCCAAGGGCGTGCGGCCCGGCATCGAGGTCGTGGGCGTGCAGGCCGCCTGCTACCCGTCCATGCTCTGCGCGCTGCGCGGCGAGCCGCTCCAGGGCGGCGGCAACACCATCGCCGAGGGCATCGCCGTCAAGTATCCGGGCGAGCTGACCACCGAGGTCATCCGGGCCCGGGTGGACGACGTGCTGCTGGTCGAGGAGTCCCAGCTCGAGGAGGCCGTGGCCCTGTACCTGTTCGTGGAAAAGACCGTGGCCGAGGGGGCCGGGGCGGCGCCCCTGGCCGCCTTGCTCGCCCGGCCGGGCAAGTTCCGCAACCGCAAGGTCGGGCTCATATTAAGCGGCGGCAACATCGATCCGCGCCTGCTGGCCCAGGTCATCACCCGCCAGCTCATCCGCGAGGGCCGCATCGTCACCCTGCGCATCCCCTTAAGCGACCGCCCGGGCGGCCTGGCCAAGGTCACGGCCGTGCTGCGCGACCTCGGCGCCAACATCATCGAGATCCAGCACCATCGCACCCTGCTGGCCCTGCCGGCCAAGGAGGCCAGCATCGAGATCACCTTCGAGACCCGCGAACGCGAACACGCCCACTCCATCGTGGACGCCCTGCGCGCCGCCGGCTTCCTGCCGACCATCGTCTGA
- a CDS encoding asparaginase domain-containing protein — protein sequence MHSMHSMQLAVFSMGGTIDKVYFDDLSDYTVGEPQVAAILAGANVDIAYEVMEVARKDSLYVTDAEREALRERVVADPRRHVLITHGTDTMTETARVLTGIADKTIVITGAMSPARFAASDATFNIGCAVGAVQSLPAGVYIAMNGRVFPAGSVRKNRDKGRFEPLP from the coding sequence ATGCATTCCATGCATTCCATGCAATTAGCCGTTTTTTCCATGGGCGGGACCATCGACAAGGTCTATTTCGACGACCTGTCCGACTACACCGTGGGCGAGCCGCAAGTCGCGGCCATCCTGGCCGGGGCCAATGTGGACATCGCATACGAAGTCATGGAAGTTGCCCGCAAGGACAGTTTGTACGTGACCGATGCCGAGCGGGAAGCGCTGCGGGAGCGCGTCGTGGCCGATCCCAGGCGCCACGTGCTCATCACCCACGGCACGGACACCATGACCGAAACCGCCCGGGTCCTGACGGGCATTGCGGACAAGACCATCGTGATCACCGGCGCCATGAGCCCGGCCCGTTTCGCCGCCTCGGACGCCACCTTCAACATCGGCTGCGCCGTGGGCGCGGTCCAGTCCTTGCCTGCCGGGGTCTACATCGCCATGAACGGCCGCGTGTTCCCGGCCGGGAGCGTGCGCAAGAACCGCGACAAGGGGCGTTTCGAGCCCCTGCCCTGA
- a CDS encoding ABC transporter ATP-binding protein, translating to MLSIRDLHVTYGGIKAVKGISIDVPTGEIVTLIGANGAGKSSTLRAIAGLCKNRKGTITWDGKDITHSDPVSIVKAGIVMSPEGRRIFPHLTVLENLELGAYSRNDKDGIAKDMTWVFDLFPRLSERRNQKGGTLSGGEQQMLAVGRALMSSPALVMLDEPSLGLAPLLVREVFDIIREINDQGMTVLLVEQNAHAALKVAHHAYVLETGLVTLSGTGEELAADERVRAAYLGG from the coding sequence ATGCTTAGTATCCGCGACCTCCACGTCACCTACGGCGGCATCAAGGCCGTCAAGGGCATCTCCATCGACGTCCCCACCGGCGAGATCGTCACCCTCATCGGCGCCAACGGCGCCGGCAAGTCCAGCACCCTGCGGGCCATCGCCGGCCTGTGCAAGAACCGCAAAGGCACCATCACCTGGGACGGCAAGGACATCACCCACAGCGACCCGGTCTCCATCGTCAAGGCCGGCATCGTCATGTCCCCCGAAGGCCGGCGCATCTTTCCCCACCTCACCGTGCTCGAAAACCTCGAACTCGGCGCCTACAGCCGCAACGACAAGGACGGCATCGCCAAGGACATGACCTGGGTCTTCGACCTGTTCCCGCGCTTAAGCGAACGGCGCAACCAGAAAGGCGGCACGCTGTCCGGCGGCGAACAGCAGATGCTGGCCGTGGGCCGGGCGCTCATGAGCTCGCCCGCCCTGGTCATGCTCGACGAGCCGAGCCTGGGCCTGGCCCCTCTGCTCGTGCGCGAGGTCTTCGACATCATCCGCGAAATCAACGACCAGGGCATGACCGTGCTGCTCGTCGAGCAAAACGCCCACGCCGCCCTGAAAGTCGCCCACCACGCCTACGTGCTGGAAACCGGCCTCGTGACCCTGTCCGGCACGGGCGAGGAACTGGCCGCCGACGAACGCGTGCGCGCGGCCTATTTGGGCGGTTAG
- a CDS encoding ABC transporter ATP-binding protein — MPNDAIILEARDLTMRFGGLLAVSDFSAAFPRGSITGLIGPNGAGKTTCFNMITGFYKPTSGQVVFGGQNVEGRPPHKLCRAGIARTFQNIRLFNNETVLENVMIGRHLRQKTNWLQTLVFTPASRREDKEIRARCLELLDTVGLADLAGEKSSSLPYGAQRRLEIARALATEPKFLLLDEPAAGMNPQESEDLMGFIRTIRDAFGLTILLIEHDMKVVMGICERLYVLDYGQTIAVGPPEAIRSDPKVITAYLGEEQAHA; from the coding sequence ATGCCAAACGACGCTATCATCCTCGAAGCCCGCGACCTGACCATGCGTTTCGGCGGGCTGCTGGCCGTGTCCGATTTCTCGGCCGCCTTCCCCCGGGGCAGCATCACCGGGCTCATCGGCCCCAACGGCGCCGGCAAGACCACCTGCTTCAACATGATCACCGGCTTCTACAAGCCGACCTCCGGCCAGGTGGTCTTCGGCGGCCAAAACGTCGAGGGCCGCCCCCCGCACAAGCTCTGCCGGGCCGGCATCGCCCGCACCTTCCAGAACATCCGCTTGTTCAACAACGAAACCGTGCTCGAAAACGTCATGATCGGCCGCCACCTGCGCCAGAAGACCAACTGGCTGCAAACACTGGTCTTCACCCCGGCCTCCCGGCGCGAGGACAAGGAAATCCGCGCCCGCTGCCTGGAACTCCTGGACACGGTGGGCCTGGCCGACCTGGCCGGGGAAAAATCCTCGAGCCTGCCCTACGGCGCCCAGCGCCGCCTGGAGATCGCCCGGGCCCTGGCCACGGAACCGAAATTCCTGCTCCTCGACGAGCCGGCCGCCGGCATGAACCCCCAGGAATCCGAGGACCTCATGGGGTTCATCCGCACCATCCGCGACGCCTTCGGCCTGACCATCCTGCTCATCGAACACGACATGAAGGTGGTCATGGGCATCTGCGAACGCCTCTACGTCCTGGACTACGGCCAGACCATCGCCGTCGGCCCGCCCGAAGCCATCCGGTCCGACCCCAAGGTCATCACGGCCTACCTCGGCGAGGAGCAAGCCCATGCTTAG
- a CDS encoding branched-chain amino acid ABC transporter permease: protein MMRGRTIPLNCLAIAVLGALLYLADTYCDGYQIQILNLIAINIILALSLNLIYGFTGLFSLGHAGFMAIGAYVCSILIMTPDQKDMLFLLQPAYDWVAAAHAPFFVAVLAGGAVAALFGALVGIPLLRLGDDYLGIATLGFAEIIRVVANNIPRLTNGALGFKGIPAFANLWWNYGWALLTLYVLVRLLQSNTGNVLKAIRDNEIAAKAMGVDVFRYKLVSFTVGSFFAGVGGALLASLLTTIDPKMFLFTLTFNVLMIVVAGGLGSMTGSVLAGIGITVLLEWLRIVENPVDFLGFSLPGIPGMRMVVFSLALIVIILFRREGLMGTRELSWRSVAGFFTREKA from the coding sequence CTGATGCGCGGCCGCACCATCCCTCTCAACTGCCTGGCCATCGCCGTGCTTGGGGCACTGCTCTACCTGGCCGACACGTATTGCGACGGCTACCAGATCCAGATTTTAAACCTCATCGCCATCAACATCATCCTGGCCCTGTCGCTCAACCTCATCTACGGCTTCACCGGGCTGTTCAGCCTCGGCCACGCCGGTTTCATGGCCATCGGCGCCTATGTCTGCTCCATCCTCATCATGACCCCGGACCAGAAGGACATGCTCTTTCTGCTCCAGCCGGCCTATGACTGGGTGGCCGCCGCCCATGCCCCGTTTTTCGTGGCCGTGCTGGCCGGCGGGGCCGTGGCCGCGCTTTTTGGCGCCCTGGTCGGCATTCCGCTGCTGCGCCTGGGCGACGACTACCTCGGCATCGCCACCCTGGGCTTCGCCGAGATCATCCGGGTGGTGGCCAACAACATCCCCCGCCTGACCAACGGCGCCCTGGGCTTCAAGGGCATCCCGGCCTTCGCCAACCTGTGGTGGAACTACGGCTGGGCCCTGCTCACCCTCTACGTCCTGGTGCGCCTGCTGCAAAGCAACACCGGCAACGTGCTCAAGGCCATCCGCGACAACGAGATCGCGGCCAAGGCCATGGGCGTGGACGTCTTCCGCTACAAGCTCGTCTCCTTCACCGTGGGCTCGTTTTTCGCCGGCGTGGGCGGGGCGCTCCTGGCCAGCCTCCTGACCACCATCGACCCGAAGATGTTCCTGTTCACCCTGACCTTCAACGTGCTCATGATCGTGGTGGCCGGGGGCCTGGGCTCCATGACCGGCTCGGTCCTGGCCGGCATCGGCATCACCGTGCTGCTCGAATGGCTGCGCATCGTGGAAAACCCGGTGGACTTCCTGGGCTTTTCCCTGCCGGGCATCCCGGGCATGCGCATGGTGGTCTTTTCCCTGGCGCTCATCGTCATCATCCTCTTTCGCCGCGAAGGCCTCATGGGCACGCGCGAACTGTCCTGGCGCTCCGTCGCCGGTTTCTTCACCCGGGAGAAGGCCTGA
- a CDS encoding branched-chain amino acid ABC transporter permease, translating to MNLATFIQNVLNSLTLGSLYALVAIGYTMVYGILRLINFAHSEIFMLGAYFVFWGITLVHLPWPVAMVLAILVTASLGVLVDQVAYRPLRDAPRISALISSIGVSFFLQNVAIVFFQAIPREVYRPSWLEDPILMGGVRVLPLTLFVPLLSLALMLALVYVVYRTKTGLGMRAISKDIETSYLMGVPVNRVIAITFGIGSALAAASGIMWALRYPQLQPIMGTIPGFKAFIAAVFGGIGSIQGAVIGGVTLGFIEIMTVAFFPDLAGYRDAFAFVLLILVLMVKPTGLLGERPEDKV from the coding sequence ATGAATCTGGCCACGTTCATCCAGAATGTCTTGAACAGCCTGACGCTCGGCAGCCTCTACGCCCTGGTGGCCATCGGCTACACCATGGTCTACGGCATCCTGCGTCTGATCAACTTCGCCCACAGCGAAATTTTCATGCTCGGGGCCTACTTCGTCTTCTGGGGCATCACCCTGGTCCACCTGCCCTGGCCCGTGGCCATGGTCCTGGCCATCCTGGTCACGGCCAGCCTGGGCGTCCTGGTCGACCAGGTCGCCTACCGGCCGCTTCGCGACGCCCCGCGCATCTCGGCACTCATCAGCTCCATCGGCGTCTCCTTTTTCCTGCAAAACGTGGCCATCGTCTTTTTCCAGGCCATCCCCCGCGAGGTCTACCGCCCCTCCTGGCTGGAAGACCCCATCCTCATGGGCGGGGTGCGCGTGCTGCCGCTGACGCTTTTTGTGCCGCTGCTTTCGTTGGCGCTGATGCTGGCCCTGGTCTACGTCGTCTACCGCACCAAGACCGGTCTTGGCATGCGGGCCATCAGCAAGGACATCGAGACGAGCTACCTCATGGGCGTGCCCGTCAACCGGGTCATCGCCATCACCTTCGGCATCGGCTCGGCCCTGGCCGCGGCCAGCGGCATCATGTGGGCCCTGCGCTACCCGCAGCTCCAGCCCATCATGGGCACCATCCCCGGCTTCAAGGCCTTCATCGCCGCCGTCTTCGGCGGCATCGGCTCCATCCAGGGCGCGGTCATCGGCGGCGTCACCCTGGGCTTCATCGAGATCATGACCGTGGCCTTTTTCCCGGATCTGGCCGGGTATCGGGACGCCTTCGCCTTCGTCCTGCTCATCCTCGTCCTGATGGTCAAACCCACCGGACTGCTTGGCGAACGACCGGAGGATAAAGTCTGA
- a CDS encoding ABC transporter substrate-binding protein: MRKLLLLSLALVVGLANLAFAADDTVKIGVFLPLTGQNAFGGQLELEGVQMAHKEVGTILGKKVELFVVDNKSDKVEAANAVQRLIEKEKVQAIIGTYGSSLAMAGGEVSEKAHIPQVGTSCTNPLVTQGKKYIFRVCFIDPYQGAGAATYAYKTLGLKKAALLVDVANDYSVGLAKFFERSFTKLGGQVVSTLNYQSGDQDFTAQLTKIISEKPDVLFIPSYFAEGAIIMKQAAELGATFKIMGGDAMDNPKITDIGGKAVEGFTHTTFPYDPSMKNMSAMAKKFTDGWKAQYPGKEPNVNAALGYDAYMIILDAIKRAGKADPEAITKALAETKGFEGATGSTTINATHDAEKPVGLVVIKDGKKIYEGEIVPEL; this comes from the coding sequence ATGCGCAAATTGCTTCTGCTGAGCCTGGCCCTGGTCGTGGGCCTGGCCAACCTGGCCTTCGCCGCCGACGACACCGTCAAGATCGGCGTGTTCCTGCCGCTGACCGGCCAGAACGCCTTCGGCGGCCAGCTCGAACTCGAGGGCGTGCAGATGGCCCACAAGGAAGTGGGCACCATCCTCGGCAAGAAAGTCGAGCTGTTCGTGGTGGACAACAAATCCGACAAGGTCGAGGCGGCCAACGCCGTGCAGCGCCTGATCGAGAAGGAAAAAGTCCAGGCCATCATCGGCACCTACGGCTCGTCCCTGGCCATGGCCGGCGGCGAGGTCTCGGAAAAGGCCCACATTCCCCAGGTCGGCACCAGCTGCACCAACCCGCTGGTCACCCAGGGCAAGAAGTACATCTTCCGCGTCTGCTTCATCGACCCCTACCAGGGCGCCGGCGCCGCCACCTACGCCTACAAGACCCTGGGCCTCAAAAAGGCCGCCCTGCTCGTGGACGTGGCCAACGACTACTCCGTGGGCCTGGCCAAGTTCTTCGAGCGCTCCTTCACCAAGCTCGGCGGCCAGGTCGTCTCCACCCTCAACTACCAGTCCGGCGACCAGGACTTCACCGCTCAGCTGACCAAGATCATTTCCGAAAAGCCCGACGTCCTTTTCATCCCCTCCTACTTCGCCGAGGGCGCCATCATCATGAAGCAGGCCGCCGAACTGGGCGCCACCTTCAAGATCATGGGCGGCGACGCCATGGACAACCCCAAGATCACCGACATCGGCGGCAAGGCGGTCGAGGGATTTACCCACACCACCTTCCCCTATGACCCGTCCATGAAGAACATGAGCGCCATGGCCAAGAAGTTCACCGACGGCTGGAAGGCCCAGTACCCGGGCAAGGAGCCCAACGTGAACGCGGCGCTCGGCTACGACGCCTACATGATCATCCTCGACGCCATCAAGCGCGCCGGCAAGGCCGACCCCGAAGCCATCACCAAGGCCCTGGCCGAGACCAAGGGCTTCGAGGGCGCAACCGGCTCCACCACCATCAACGCCACCCACGACGCCGAAAAGCCCGTGGGCCTGGTCGTGATCAAGGACGGCAAGAAGATCTACGAGGGCGAGATCGTCCCCGAACTCTAG
- a CDS encoding IclR family transcriptional regulator → MDKKGKSSESMSKGLAILDLLGVEDCGYTLREIADRVGISKTSAHRYVSMLCDQGYLHRSPRSGLYHLGVRSLALSQAIVEHSELVGLVKPLVDEAAARHGLHVDVGILSGDAIYLIYRHDSQDTRAFRSFSYASALHYLAAGKAAMAFLDPAELAELVGRLELTPKTARTITEPEALLPELAQARELGFARNNEESLPGLIAIGAPLFSLRTNAVVGAVSFDSSTANYSMKAFEDRFSGYLVELAKKLSAVVSL, encoded by the coding sequence ATGGACAAAAAGGGCAAAAGTTCCGAATCGATGTCCAAGGGGCTGGCCATCCTGGACCTGCTCGGCGTCGAGGACTGCGGCTACACGCTGCGGGAAATCGCCGACCGGGTGGGCATCAGCAAGACCTCGGCCCACAGGTATGTCAGCATGCTGTGCGACCAGGGCTACCTGCACCGCTCCCCCCGCTCGGGGCTTTACCACCTGGGCGTGCGCAGCTTGGCCCTGTCCCAGGCCATCGTGGAGCACAGCGAACTGGTCGGCCTGGTCAAGCCGCTGGTCGACGAAGCCGCCGCCCGCCACGGCCTGCACGTGGACGTGGGCATCCTGTCCGGCGACGCCATCTACCTCATCTACCGCCACGATTCCCAGGACACCCGGGCCTTCCGGTCCTTCAGCTACGCCTCGGCCCTGCATTACCTGGCCGCCGGCAAGGCGGCCATGGCCTTTCTGGACCCGGCGGAACTGGCCGAACTGGTCGGCCGGCTGGAGCTTACGCCCAAGACCGCCCGGACCATCACCGAGCCCGAGGCGCTGCTGCCCGAACTGGCCCAGGCCCGGGAGCTGGGCTTCGCCCGCAACAACGAGGAATCGCTGCCCGGGCTCATCGCCATCGGCGCGCCGCTTTTTTCCCTGCGCACAAACGCCGTGGTCGGGGCCGTCAGCTTCGACTCGTCCACGGCCAACTATTCCATGAAAGCCTTCGAGGACCGGTTCTCCGGCTACCTGGTGGAACTGGCCAAGAAATTGTCGGCCGTGGTCTCGCTGTGA
- a CDS encoding sigma-54 dependent transcriptional regulator, protein MARILALDDDRLIQRLISVTAAECGHEALVAASLAEGLALCRKQACDVVFLDVLLPDGNGLSRIPDFRALPDPPEIVIITGHGDPAGADLAIRHGAWDFLTKPLSLENLRLILDRVLAFRQQRRGAATGFPLPRGIVGESPALRACLDLAAQAAASDINVLLLGETGTGKEVFARAIHDGSPRAAMPFVAMDCASATQSLLESQLFGHTRGAFTGADQDRDGMVRLAHRGTLFLDEVGELPVELQRSFLRVLETRRFRPIGGKAEVASDFRLIAATNRNLIEMASLDLFRTDLLYRLNGIAITLPPLRERKEDIPLLCRHFVAALCGRYNACAKAVSDDLTEALMRYDWPGNVRELGHALERAFAASRGEPAIFAGHLPLDIRMAVARSRLRREPAENPIAPGRAPGAMGRTYQPYREFKDASEKAYLQGLLAVAANVSDAARLSGLSRGHLYQMLKKHGLEA, encoded by the coding sequence ATGGCCCGCATCCTCGCCCTTGACGACGACCGGCTCATCCAGCGGCTGATTTCCGTCACCGCCGCCGAATGCGGCCACGAGGCGCTCGTGGCCGCGAGCCTGGCCGAGGGGCTGGCCCTGTGCCGAAAACAGGCCTGCGACGTGGTCTTTCTCGACGTGCTGCTGCCCGACGGCAACGGCCTCTCGCGCATCCCGGACTTCCGCGCCCTGCCCGACCCGCCGGAAATCGTCATCATCACCGGCCACGGCGACCCGGCCGGAGCCGATCTGGCCATCCGCCACGGGGCCTGGGACTTCCTGACCAAGCCGCTTTCCCTGGAGAACCTGCGCCTCATCCTCGACCGGGTGCTGGCCTTTCGGCAACAACGCCGGGGCGCGGCCACGGGCTTTCCGCTCCCGCGCGGCATCGTCGGCGAAAGCCCGGCCCTGCGCGCCTGCCTGGACCTGGCCGCCCAGGCCGCGGCCAGCGACATCAACGTGTTGCTGCTCGGCGAAACCGGCACCGGCAAGGAGGTCTTCGCCCGGGCCATCCACGACGGCAGCCCCCGGGCCGCCATGCCCTTCGTGGCCATGGACTGCGCCTCGGCCACCCAATCGCTCCTGGAAAGCCAGCTGTTCGGGCACACCCGGGGCGCGTTCACCGGCGCCGACCAGGACCGCGACGGCATGGTCCGCCTGGCCCACCGGGGCACGCTCTTCCTCGACGAGGTGGGCGAACTGCCGGTGGAGCTGCAACGCTCCTTCCTGCGCGTGCTGGAAACGCGGCGCTTCCGGCCCATCGGCGGCAAGGCCGAAGTCGCCAGCGATTTCCGGCTCATCGCCGCCACCAACCGCAACCTCATCGAGATGGCCTCCCTGGACCTGTTCCGCACCGACCTGCTCTACCGCTTAAACGGCATCGCCATCACCCTGCCGCCCCTGCGCGAGCGCAAGGAGGACATTCCCCTGTTGTGCCGCCATTTCGTGGCCGCCCTGTGCGGGCGTTACAACGCCTGCGCCAAGGCCGTGTCCGACGATTTGACGGAGGCGCTTATGCGCTACGACTGGCCGGGCAACGTGCGGGAACTCGGCCACGCCCTGGAACGGGCCTTCGCCGCCTCGCGGGGCGAGCCGGCGATCTTCGCCGGCCATCTGCCCCTGGACATCCGCATGGCCGTGGCCCGAAGCCGCCTGCGCCGGGAACCGGCCGAAAACCCCATCGCCCCCGGCCGCGCGCCGGGGGCGATGGGGCGGACCTACCAGCCCTATCGGGAGTTCAAGGACGCCTCGGAAAAAGCCTACCTGCAAGGCCTGCTGGCCGTGGCCGCCAACGTCAGCGACGCGGCCCGCCTGTCGGGCCTGTCCCGGGGCCACCTCTACCAGATGCTCAAAAAGCACGGCCTGGAGGCCTGA